A genomic window from Carassius auratus strain Wakin chromosome 19, ASM336829v1, whole genome shotgun sequence includes:
- the LOC113119726 gene encoding uncharacterized protein LOC113119726: MSQLTEREQGENTDEGKSGSAKDLSDDKDMESPSNAGSRCEDQTEPCSGDLSKYMQDGKEDIVNIKEINEEQRKRISELEDKVNEVIKKQEKRIVELEDKVNEVIKNQEKRIVELEDELNEIIKNLQNRISALEEKVNESERILWLYGLPEQEGEDVRKRVIEICSTVVPEAAGNFPHHIGIAQRVGKRKERKPRPVIIKFSDKSTKELLLKTSKSSEYHRSSILSFEKDLTAKEKEKRNKLLPIVIAARKEGKTAYFDGATAIIDSKEICDLIDADADVSS; this comes from the exons ATGAGTCAGCTGACAGAAAGGGAACAAGGGGAAA ATACAGATGAAGGAAAATCTGGCTCTGCGAAAGATCTCTCTGATGACAAAGATATGGAGTCGCCATCTAACGCCGGCAGCAGATGTGAAGATCAAACTGAACCATGTTCTGGAGATCTCTCCAAATATATGCAAGATGGAAAGGAAGACATTGTGAATATTAAGGAAATAAACGAAGAACAACGGAAAAGAATCTCAGAGCTGGAAGATAAAGTAAATGAAGTAATCAAAAAGCAAGAGAAAAGAATCGTAGAGTTGGAAGATAAAGTAAATGAAGTAATCAAAAATCAAGAGAAAAGAATCGTAGAGTTGGAagatgaattaaatgaaataatcaaaaaTCTACAGAATAGAATCTCAGCGCTGGAAGAAAAAGTAAATGAATCTGAACGAATTCTATGGCTTTACGGTCTACCAGAACAAGAAGGAGAGGATGTCAGGAAGCGTGTGATTGAAATCTGCAGTACCGTGGTCCCGGAGGCTGCAGGTAACTTTCCTCATCATATTGGCATCGCTCAACGCGTAGGGAAGAGAAAAGAAAGGAAACCTCGACCGGTCATCATCAAGTTTTCAGATAAATCAACCAAGGAGCTTCTGTTGAAAACTTCTAAGAGTTCCGAATATCACCGTTCCAGTATTTTAAGTTTTGAGAAAGATTTAACAgcgaaagaaaaagaaaagcggAACAAGCTTTTGCCTATAGTTATAGCTGCACGCAAAGAAGGGAAAACTGCATATTTCGATGGTGCCACAGCTATAATCGACAGCAAAGAAATCTGTGATCTTATTGATGCTGATGCCGATGTCTCAAGTTAA